One part of the Raphanus sativus cultivar WK10039 chromosome 7, ASM80110v3, whole genome shotgun sequence genome encodes these proteins:
- the LOC108816543 gene encoding probable inorganic phosphate transporter 1-9: MPQPPRVLSALDVARIQLYHFKAIIIAGMSIFTDAYDLFCIAPVLKMLGEIYYKKDSIGTPLLSTFYAIALLGAALGQLLVGYLGDRLGRRRVYGICLMIMVLSSFGCGFSVCTSRRSCVMASLGFFRFVLGLGIGGDYPLSATLMSEFANKRTRGTFISAVFSMQGLGILMSSTVTMAVCAAFKNAGKGSSEKTKAAEADIAWRLILMIGAIPAALTFYWRMRMPETARYTALVENNATKAEKDMQEVMSISKLSQIEEDLPQLPPFSSSSSSSYKLFSRRFFSLHGCDLFAASANWFLVDVVFYTSNLLLSQILNVSNKPTSSTNVYDSAFEVAKVAAIVAVCSTIPGYWFTVYFIDRVGRVKIQIMGFFCMAVVYLVAGIPYSWYRSDHGHPSNKGFVVLYGLIFFFSNFGPNTTTFIIPAELFPARFRSTCHGISGAAGKLGAIVGTVGFLWGTKRDQEHKDVFPDVKRVRIAFLLLGGICIAGVLVTYFFTRETMGRSLEENEEDDICTSSAPGSPSANELPTITTQAIVF, encoded by the exons ATGCCTCAGCCGCCAAGAGTGTTATCGGCGTTAGATGTGGCGAGGATACAGTTGTACCATTTCAAGGCGATAATCATCGCCGGAATGAGTATCTTCACCGACGCTTATGATCTCTTCTGTATAGCTCCGGTCTTGAAAATGCTCGGCGAAATCTATTACAAAAAAGATTCAATCGGAACACCACTTCTCTCCACCTTTTACGCCATCGCTCTCCTCGGCGCCGCCTTAGGTCAGCTCTTAGTCGGCTACTTAGGCGACCGGCTCGGACGCAGACGTGTCTACGGTATATGTCTCATGATCATGGTCTTAAGCTCCTTCGGCTGCGGATTCTCCGTCTGCACTAGTCGCCGATCTTGCGTCATGGCGAGTCTTGGCTTCTTTAGATTCGTACTAGGGCTCGGGATCGGCGGAGACTACCCTCTCTCCGCCACCCTCATGTCGGAGTTCGCTAATAAACGGACGCGTGGGACTTTTATCTCCGCCGTGTTCTCCATGCAGGGGCTAGGAATCTTGATGAGCTCCACCGTTACGATGGCTGTATGTGCGGCGTTTAAGAACGCCGGAAAAGGTAGTTCAGAGAAAACGAAAGCTGCGGAAGCGGATATTGCGTGGAGGTTGATTTTGATGATCGGTGCTATTCCTGCCGCCTTAACGTTTTACTGGCGAATGCGTATGCCTGAAACCGCCAG ATATACAGCATTAGTTGAGAACAATGCTACCAAAGCAGAAAAAGACATGCAAGAAGTCATGTCCATATCCAAACTATCTCAAATAGAAGAAGATTTACCACAACTACCACcgttttcctcttcttcttcctcctcgtaCAAACTCTTCTCTCGCCGTTTCTTCAGCCTCCATGGCTGTGACCTCTTCGCAGCCTCCGCCAATTGGTTCCTAGTGGACGTTGTCTTCTACACAAGCAACCTCCTGCTCTCTCAAATCCTCAATGTATCCAACAAACCTACCAGTTCCACAAATGTCTACGACTCAGCCTTCGAAGTGGCTAAGGTCGCAGCCATCGTAGCCGTGTGCTCCACCATCCCCGGTTACTGGTTCACGGTTTATTTTATCGATAGAGTTGGTCGAGTCAAGATTCAGATAATGGGTTTTTTCTGTATGGCCGTTGTTTACTTAGTCGCTGGCATTCCGTACAGCTGGTATCGGTCTGATCATGGTCATCCTAGTAATAAAGGATTTGTTGTTCTCTACGggttgatcttcttcttcagcaacTTTGGTCCCAATACGACAACGTTTATAATCCCAGCTGAGCTTTTTCCGGCTAGGTTTAGGTCAACTTGCCATGGGATTTCAGGAGCTGCCGGTAAGCTTGGAGCTATTGTTGGTACTGTTGGTTTCTTGTGGGGCACGAAACGCGACCAAGAACACAAAGACGTTTTCCCAGACGTGAAACGCGTGAGGATCGCGTTTTTGTTACTTGGAGGCATTTGTATCGCTGGAGTGTTAGTGACGTACTTCTTCACACGTGAAACTATGGGAAGATCGTTAGAAGAGAACGAAGAGGACGACATTTGTACCTCGTCAGCACCTGGATCACCGTCTGCTAATGAGTTACCTACAATCACAACACAAGCAATCGTCTTTTGA
- the LOC108816058 gene encoding probable inorganic phosphate transporter 1-9, which produces MPALKVLSALDVARIQWYHFKAIIVAGMGLFTDAYDLFCIAPIMKMIGHIYYHKDSIGTAVLSTSYAIALLGTALGQLIFGYLGDRVGRRRVYGLCLMIMVLSSFGCGFSICTTRRSCVIASLGFFRFVLGLGIGGDYPLSATIMSEFANKRTRGAFIAAVFSMQGLGILMSSAVTMAVCEAFKNAGEGGSEKTRAAGMETLAPPESDIAWRLILMIGALPAALTFYWRMLMPETARYTALVENNAIQAAKDMQRVMSESILSQIAEDSSSESSPQQPPSSSSYKLFSRRFLSLHGRDLFAASANWFLVDVVFYTSNLLLSQIFTFSNKPHNSTNVYDSAFEVAKVAAIVAACSTIPGYWFTVYFIDRVGRVKIQIMGFFFMAVVYLAAGIPYIWYWSKHEKTNKGFMVLYGLIFFFSNFGPNTTTFIIPAELFPTRFRSTCHGISGAAGKLGAIVGTIGFLWATKHDEEDKEDVFPDVKRVRIAFLILGGVCIAGVLVTYFFTSETMGRSLEENEEDEIGTTSGPGSSSANELLPPRQ; this is translated from the exons ATGCCGGCGCTAAAAGTGTTATCGGCGCTAGATGTGGCGAGGATACAGTGGTACCATTTCAAGGCGATTATCGTCGCCGGAATGGGTCTCTTCACCGACGCTTACGATCTCTTCTGTATTGCTCCGATCATGAAAATGATCGGCCATATCTATTACCACAAAGACTCTATCGGAACAGCTGTTCTCTCCACTTCTTACGCCATCGCTCTCCTCGGCACCGCCTTAGGCCAGCTCATCTTCGGCTACTTAGGCGACAGAGTCGGTCGCCGACGAGTCTACGGTCTTTGTCTCATGATCATGGTCTTAAGCTCCTTCGGCTGCGGTTTCTCTATCTGCACGACTCGCCGTTCTTGCGTCATAGCGAGTCTTGGATTCTTTAGATTCGTCCTCGGGCTCGGGATCGGCGGAGACTACCCTCTCTCCGCCACCATCATGTCGGAGTTCGCTAATAAACGGACGCGTGGGGCTTTTATCGCCGCCGTGTTCTCCATGCAGGGGCTAGGAATCTTGATGAGCTCAGCCGTTACTATGGCTGTGTGTGAGGCGTTCAAGAACGCCGGAGAAGGGGGTTCGGAGAAAACTAGAGCGGCGGGGATGGAGACTTTGGCTCCGCCGGAATCGGATATTGCATGGAGGTTGATTCTGATGATCGGTGCTCTTCCCGCCGCTTTAACGTTCTACTGGCGAATGCTTATGCCTGAAACCGCCAG ATACACAGCATTGGTTGAGAACAATGCAATCCAAGCAGCAAAAGACATGCAAAGAGTCATGTCCGAATCCATATTATCCCAAATAGCCGAAGATTCATCATCAGAGTCGTCGCCACAACAAccaccttcttcttcctcctacAAACTCTTCTCTCGTCGTTTCCTCAGCCTCCACGGCCGTGACCTCTTCGCAGCCTCCGCCAATTGGTTCCTAGTTGACGTCGTCTTCTACACAAGCAACCTCCTCCTCTCTCAAATCTTCACCTTCTCCAACAAACCTCACAATTCCACAAACGTCTACGACTCTGCCTTCGAGGTTGCTAAGGTCGCAGCCATCGTAGCCGCGTGCTCAACCATCCCTGGTTACTGGTTCACGGTTTACTTCATTGATAGAGTTGGTCGAGTCAAGATTCAGATAATGGGTTTTTTCTTTATGGCCGTTGTTTACTTAGCCGCTGGCATTCCGTACATATGGTATTGGTCTAAGCATGAGAAGACTAATAAAGGCTTTATGGTTCTCTACGGACTGATCTTCTTCTTTAGCAACTTTGGTCCTAATACAACGACGTTTATAATCCCAGCGGAGCTTTTCCCGACGAGGTTTAGGTCAACGTGTCATGGAATTTCAGGAGCTGCCGGGAAACTTGGAGCGATTGTTGGGACTATTGGTTTCTTGTGGGCCACAAAACACGATGAAGAGGACAAAGAGGACGTTTTTCCAGACGTGAAACGCGTGAGGATCGCGTTTTTGATACTTGGCGGCGTTTGTATCGCTGGAGTGTTGGTGACGTACTTCTTCACGAGTGAGACTATGGGAAGATCGTTGGAAGAGAACGAAGAGGACGAGATTGGTACCACATCAGGACCTGGATCATCTTCTGCTAATGAGTTGTTACCTCCAAGACAATAG
- the LOC108814998 gene encoding increased DNA methylation 3 isoform X1, with the protein MNPEVHHSKVISHVFFTGSAKQGTAGPPIGLIDIGESEIAYLFRVSLPGIHKNPNKIKCEIQREGRVCIQGVVPEIAIPSDSSGCLYRMQVQQLCPPGPFSITFNLPGQVDPRLFSPKFRPDGIFEVVVVKLGVRVPAS; encoded by the exons ATGAACCCTGAGGTTCATCACTCCAAAGTGATCTCACATGTCTTTTTCACCGGCTCTGCCAAGCAAGGCACTGCTGGGCCACCCATTGGTCTTATCGACATTGGTGAGAGCGAAATTGCCTACCTCTTCAGAGTCTCTCTCCCTGGCATTCATAAAAATCCAA ATAAGATCAAATGTGAGATTCAGAGGGAGGGAAGAGTATGCATTCAAGGAGTAGTACCCGAGATTGCCATCCCAAGTGACTCGTCGGGATGCTTGTACAGAATGCAAGTGCAGCAGCTCTGCCCGCCAGGTCCATTCTCGATCACGTTTAACCTCCCGGGACAAGTGGATCCTCGCTTGTTTTCTCCAAAGTTTAGACCTGATGGGATCTTTGAAGTTGTTGTCGTCAAGCTCGGTGTACGCGTCCCTGCTTCGTAG
- the LOC108814998 gene encoding increased DNA methylation 3 isoform X2, giving the protein MSFSPALPSKALLGHPLVLSTLVRAKLPTSSESLSLAFIKIQIKCEIQREGRVCIQGVVPEIAIPSDSSGCLYRMQVQQLCPPGPFSITFNLPGQVDPRLFSPKFRPDGIFEVVVVKLGVRVPAS; this is encoded by the exons ATGTCTTTTTCACCGGCTCTGCCAAGCAAGGCACTGCTGGGCCACCCATTGGTCTTATCGACATTGGTGAGAGCGAAATTGCCTACCTCTTCAGAGTCTCTCTCCCTGGCATTCATAAAAATCCAA ATCAAATGTGAGATTCAGAGGGAGGGAAGAGTATGCATTCAAGGAGTAGTACCCGAGATTGCCATCCCAAGTGACTCGTCGGGATGCTTGTACAGAATGCAAGTGCAGCAGCTCTGCCCGCCAGGTCCATTCTCGATCACGTTTAACCTCCCGGGACAAGTGGATCCTCGCTTGTTTTCTCCAAAGTTTAGACCTGATGGGATCTTTGAAGTTGTTGTCGTCAAGCTCGGTGTACGCGTCCCTGCTTCGTAG
- the LOC108818319 gene encoding psbP domain-containing protein 3, chloroplastic: MAAISPWLSSPQSFSSPRVSTRYSKITTCPQSFSARCTSLPPAVVVSALDSSIEEQHQILPRDEVGMKRREVMLNIASSSAFLLPSIVSPAFAETNASEAFRVYTDEANKFEISIPQDWQVGQAAEPNGFKSITAFYPDETSSYNVSVAITGLGPDFTRMESFGKVEAFAETLVSGLDRSWQKPAGVTAKLVDSRSSKGFYYIEYTLQNPGEARKHLYSAIGMATNGWYNRLYTVTGQFNDEESADQSSKIQKAVKSFKFI; this comes from the exons ATGGCAGCGATTTCTCCATGGCTTTCTTCTCCACAGAGCTTCTCGAGTCCCCGCGTTTCCACTCGGTATAGTAAGATCACTACATGTCCTCAATCCTTCTCAGCAAGATGCACATCACTTCCTCCTGCTGTCGTCGTCTCTGCTCTCGACAGTTCCATCGAGGAACAACATCAGATACT GCCAAGAGATGAGGTTGGGATGAAGAGAAGGGAAGTCATGTTGaacatagcttcttcctctgcTTTCTTACTTCCATCCATCGTTTCACCTGCATTTGCAGAGACAA ATGCATCGGAGGCTTTCCGTGTGTACACAGATGAAGCTAACAAGTTCGAGATATCAATTCCACAAG ACTGGCAAGTCGGACAAGCAGCAGAACCTAACGGGTTCAAGTCAATCACAGCTTTTTACCCTGATGAAACTTCATCATACAATG TGAGCGTAGCGATCACTGGACTAGGTCCAGATTTCACTAGGATGGAATCTTTTGGAAAGGTCGAAGCTTTTGCAGAAACACTG GTCAGTGGATTGGATAGAAGCTGGCAGAAACCAGCAGGAGTTACTGCGAAGCTAGTTGATAGCAGATCTTCCAaag GGTTCTATTACATTGAGTATACATTACAAAACCCTGGAGAAGCTCGTAAGCATTTGTACTCTGCAATTGGGATGGCAACTAACGGTTGGTACAACCGTTTATACACTGTCACTGGACAA TTTAATGACGAAGAATCTGCTGATCAAAGCTCCAAGATCCAGAAG GCAGTCAAGTCTTTCAAATTCATCTGA